From a single Miscanthus floridulus cultivar M001 chromosome 8, ASM1932011v1, whole genome shotgun sequence genomic region:
- the LOC136475345 gene encoding putative RING-H2 finger protein ATL69 encodes MPRLYTRPSVAVLSGESVDDVGDGYGVLATVAGESCSLLVASCVLAASVIIWEACAFAALAAVLVAGVTWCLSLAAAGRAAGTVFRSTAAPGSRASGVGCGLAEIDISALPKSPYQHHRLGGGPAGGGDGVTCAVCLEDLRGGEMVRSLPECRHLFHVGCIDAWLQMHVTCPLCRSDLSPRRRVTTAAPVGSQAGSLSPQ; translated from the coding sequence ATGCCAAGGTTGTACACGAGGCCCTCGGTGGCGGTGCTCTCCGGCGAGTCTGTCGACGACGTCGGCGACGGCTACGGCGTCTTGGCAACCGTGGCGGGTGAGTCCTGCTCGCTGCTCGTCGCGTCTTGCGTGCTCGCCGCGTCCGTCATCATCTGGGAGGCGTGCGCCTTCGCTGCCTTGGCcgcggtgctcgtcgccggcgtcaCCTGGTGCCTGAGCCTCGCAGCCGCGGGTCGTGCTGCCGGCACGGTGTTTCGTTCCACCGCCGCGCCAGGCAGCAGAGCCAGCGGAGTAGGGTGCGGGCTTGCCGAAATAGACATCAGCGCGCTGCCCAAGTCCCCGTACCAGCACCACCGCCTCGGCGGCGGCCCCGCGGGCGGAGGAGACGGAGTGACGTGCGCCGTGTGCCTGGAGGACCTTCGCGGCGGCGAGATGGTGCGGAGCCTGCCCGAGTGCCGGCACCTGTTCCACGTCGGCTGCATCGACGCGTGGCTGCAGATGCACGTCACGTGCCCGCTGTGCAGGTCTGATCTCTCGCCGCGGCGACGGGTTACGACGGCCGCGCCGGTAGGATCGCAGGCTGGTTCGTTGTCGCCGCAGTAG
- the LOC136474776 gene encoding LOW QUALITY PROTEIN: RING-H2 finger protein ATL74-like (The sequence of the model RefSeq protein was modified relative to this genomic sequence to represent the inferred CDS: inserted 1 base in 1 codon; substituted 1 base at 1 genomic stop codon), with translation MLNLYPRHQLQARNADAGVVDEVDGGYNPFYGIAVVCLSIFLFCVLAASVIVWKALAIAALAALLLGIGGCFAPKGWLHRPATGQGAAASRSSAARXRPTTAGLSRXAAAASSGVVCSVCLEDVRGGEMVRQVPACRHIFHVGCIDMWLHSHGTCPMCRCVVSPPFKAVTTSRDAAEAPESSADDDELPPV, from the exons ATGCTcaacttgtacccaaggcaccaGCTCCAGGCGAGGAACGCCGACGCCGGCGTCGTCGATGAGGTCGACGGCGGCTACAACCCCTTCTACGGCATTGCAGTCGTGTGCCTGTCCATCTTCCTCTTCTGCGTGCTCGCCGCCTCGGTCATCGTCTGGAAGGCGCTCGCCATCGCCGCTCTGGCCGCGCTGCTGCTCGGCATCGGCGGCTGCTTCGCGCCCAAGGGGTGGCTCCATCGGCCAGCAACAGGGCAGGGCGCGGCTGCTTCGCGTTCCAGTGCAGCCCGCTAAAGGCCGACGACGGCAGGTCTGAGCC CAGCGGCGGCTGCAAGCAGCGGCGTCGTGTGCTCGGTGTGCCTGGAGGACGTGCGCGGCGGCGAGATGGTGCGGCAGGTGCCGGCGTGCAGACACATATTCCACGTGGGGTGTATCGACATGTGGCTGCACTCGCACGGGACGTGCCCGATGTGCCGCTGCGTGGTCTCGCCGCCGTTCAAAGCAGTGACAACATCGAGAGATGCGGCTGAGGCACCAGAGTCGTCAGCTGATGATGACGAGTTGCCGCCGGTGTAA
- the LOC136468878 gene encoding vicilin-like seed storage protein At2g18540, with amino-acid sequence MSAPSTPSSESDLEVNLEDNPDRETASEEEPEPLPVEEVVFNSLEMARKEEEDRHLRAITQKETDDCILKRVVEISKEEERRHEERHCEEEEERRRQEEETEHCLAMDAKRRRRRAERRKKREEEHRQQEDDARGSTGSN; translated from the coding sequence ATGTCAGCTCCATCGACGCCGTCGTCCGAATCGGACCTCGAGGTGAACCTCGAGGACAATCCGGACCGTGAGACCGCATCGGAGGAGGAACCAGAACCTCTTCCggtggaggaggtcgtcttcaaCTCATTGGAGATGgctcggaaggaggaggaggaccggcaccTCCGCGCCATCACACAGAAGGAGACCGACGACTGCATCCTGAAGCGTGTCGTtgagatctccaaggaggaggagcgccgccacgAGGAGCGCCactgcgaggaggaggaggagcgccgccgccaggAGGAGGAGACCGAGCATTGTCTCGCGATGGATGCAAAACGGCGCCGGCGCAGGGCTGAGCGACGAAAGAAGCGTGAAGAGGAGCACCGGCAGCAGGAGGACGATGCACGCGGTAGCACCGGtagtaattag